One Terriglobales bacterium genomic window, TGTCCCAGTCGGTGGTTTCCATCAGCTCCTTGAAGCTCTTGGCGTAGCCTTCGCCGAGCAGGTAGCAGGGGCGCTGCCAGCCGAACACGTTGCGAGTCGGGTTGCCCCAGGGCGTGCAGGCATAGGTCTGGTTGCCGGCCAGGAAGTCCAGGAACAACGGAGACTGCGTGAACTTCCACTTCTTGCCGCGCTTGGCGCTTTCCTTGCCGCGGCGGAAGATGGCGCGGAACAGCTCCTTGGTCCGGGTGCGGTTGAGGAAGTGCTGCTGGTCCGGCGCGCGCTCATAGGCATAGCCGGGGGAAGTCATCACGCCCTCGATGTCCATATCCGCGACGGTGTCGAAGAACTTCGCCACGCGGTCCGGGTTGGCGCCGTCGAACAGCGTGCAGTTGATGCTCGTGCGGAAGCCCTTGGACTTGGAGAGCTGAATCGCCGCCACGGCGCGCTCGTACACGCCTTCCTGGTCCACGGCGCGGTCGTGCATCTCCTTGTCGCCGTCCAGGTGGATGTCCCAGCAGAAGTTTTTGTGCGGCTTGTACTGGTCGATCTTCTTTTCCAGCAGCAGCGCGTTGGTGCACAGGATCACGAACTTGCCCATCTTCAGATAGGCGTCCACGATCTGCGGCATCTCCTTGTGCAGCAGCGGCTCGCCGCCAGCGATGGCGATGATCGGCGCCGGGCATTCCTCGGCGGCCTTGATCGCGTCTTCAACCGAGATGCGCTGGTTCAGAATCTCGTTCGGGTAGTCGATCTTGCCGCAGCCCTGGCAGGCCAGGTTGCAGCGGAACAGCGGCTCCAGCATCAGCACCAGCGGGTAGCGCTTGTTGCCTGAAATATGCTGCTTCAGGATATAGGCCCCCACGCGGAGCGCCTGGTTTAGCGGTACACCCATACTTAAACCCCGTCCTTAT contains:
- the hpnH gene encoding adenosyl-hopene transferase HpnH — protein: MGVPLNQALRVGAYILKQHISGNKRYPLVLMLEPLFRCNLACQGCGKIDYPNEILNQRISVEDAIKAAEECPAPIIAIAGGEPLLHKEMPQIVDAYLKMGKFVILCTNALLLEKKIDQYKPHKNFCWDIHLDGDKEMHDRAVDQEGVYERAVAAIQLSKSKGFRTSINCTLFDGANPDRVAKFFDTVADMDIEGVMTSPGYAYERAPDQQHFLNRTRTKELFRAIFRRGKESAKRGKKWKFTQSPLFLDFLAGNQTYACTPWGNPTRNVFGWQRPCYLLGEGYAKSFKELMETTDWD